A portion of the Eubacterium maltosivorans genome contains these proteins:
- a CDS encoding helix-turn-helix domain-containing protein: protein MTDTKLIGTKLKRFRKEKSMTLQQLADESGISAGYISKIERGEVNPSVKNIQRLCFALNITANELMVDAGEVEKINNDQKDKTYVVRKDQRLPIYGISDSMDFESVFDGMAGFKVNVMTLRGGMNEKSYTVHSYDEFGIVARGNLGMEVEGENYALEEGDCIMIRANTKHIVTNLSAEDCVSYWIEICD, encoded by the coding sequence ATGACGGATACTAAACTGATCGGCACAAAATTAAAGCGTTTCCGCAAGGAAAAGTCAATGACGCTGCAGCAGCTGGCTGACGAATCAGGAATCTCCGCTGGATACATCAGCAAAATTGAGCGGGGTGAGGTCAATCCTTCGGTAAAAAACATCCAGCGCCTGTGTTTTGCACTGAACATTACGGCCAACGAGCTGATGGTTGACGCGGGCGAAGTAGAAAAGATCAACAACGACCAAAAAGATAAGACTTATGTGGTCCGGAAGGATCAGCGGCTCCCCATTTATGGCATCAGCGACTCCATGGATTTCGAGTCAGTTTTTGACGGTATGGCGGGCTTCAAGGTCAATGTCATGACCCTGCGAGGCGGTATGAATGAAAAGTCCTACACGGTCCACAGTTATGACGAGTTCGGGATTGTGGCCAGAGGAAATCTGGGCATGGAGGTCGAGGGAGAGAACTACGCCCTCGAGGAAGGGGACTGCATCATGATCCGGGCCAACACAAAGCACATCGTGACAAACCTCTCGGCAGAGGACTGTGTAAGCTATTGGATTGAAATTTGTGATTAG
- a CDS encoding flavodoxin translates to MSKILVAYFSASGVTAGLAERLAAATGGDLHEIQPETPYTQADLDWMDKKSRSSIEMNDKTFRPGIANRVADMESYDVVFVGFPIWWYVAPTIINTFLEQYNLEGKTIIPFATSGSSQMGNTNAELEASCKGAELRTGKRFNANASEKELKAWFDSLGL, encoded by the coding sequence ATGAGTAAAATTTTAGTCGCATATTTTTCAGCAAGCGGTGTCACCGCAGGATTGGCAGAGAGGCTGGCAGCCGCGACAGGCGGAGACCTGCATGAGATCCAGCCCGAAACTCCCTACACACAGGCGGATCTGGATTGGATGGATAAAAAAAGCCGCAGCAGCATTGAGATGAATGACAAGACCTTCCGTCCAGGCATTGCAAACCGCGTGGCAGATATGGAAAGCTATGATGTGGTTTTTGTGGGCTTCCCGATCTGGTGGTATGTCGCCCCGACCATTATCAACACATTTTTAGAACAGTATAACCTTGAAGGCAAGACCATTATCCCCTTCGCGACCTCCGGAAGCAGCCAGATGGGCAATACCAACGCCGAATTAGAGGCTTCCTGCAAAGGGGCAGAACTGAGAACAGGCAAGCGCTTTAACGCAAACGCGAGCGAAAAAGAGCTTAAAGCCTGGTTTGACAGTCTGGGACTGTAA
- a CDS encoding DUF2922 domain-containing protein, which translates to MADLVSKDLQLGYELANGKTYNMVIPDYKDSITDAEIAEGANGILTEGIFSPDGQPLAALVSAVRIDTTKTEVALG; encoded by the coding sequence ATGGCAGATTTAGTATCAAAGGATTTACAGCTGGGTTATGAACTGGCCAATGGAAAAACTTATAATATGGTTATTCCAGATTATAAGGACAGTATTACCGATGCCGAGATCGCTGAGGGAGCGAATGGTATTCTAACCGAAGGGATTTTTTCGCCCGACGGGCAGCCCCTGGCAGCGCTGGTGTCCGCAGTGCGTATCGACACCACCAAAACCGAAGTGGCTTTGGGTTAG
- a CDS encoding D-Ala-D-Ala carboxypeptidase family metallohydrolase encodes MTILEVQRILSHLGYDPGEHDGLDGPNTQAAVRAFQRKTGIETDGIVGPVTRGHLAEAYKDSRASEHFAMCEYQCDCGGMYCAGFPELMEEALLAQVENLRNCLGRPVIITSGVRCTQRNREVGGIEHSKHKIGCAADLYCPGVHYSEVAAIARDLGLGVIEYPEQLFVHVEV; translated from the coding sequence ATGACCATTTTAGAAGTGCAGAGAATTTTGTCCCATCTGGGCTATGACCCCGGTGAGCACGACGGCCTGGACGGCCCGAACACCCAGGCGGCCGTCAGGGCCTTTCAGCGAAAAACAGGCATTGAGACAGATGGTATTGTGGGCCCGGTCACCAGGGGACATCTGGCAGAGGCCTATAAAGACAGCCGCGCCAGCGAGCATTTTGCCATGTGTGAATATCAGTGTGACTGCGGCGGTATGTACTGCGCCGGCTTTCCCGAGCTCATGGAGGAGGCCCTGCTGGCTCAGGTGGAAAACCTGAGAAACTGTCTGGGCCGTCCAGTCATCATCACCTCCGGTGTGCGCTGCACACAGCGCAACCGCGAGGTGGGCGGCATCGAGCACTCCAAGCATAAGATCGGCTGCGCCGCAGACCTGTACTGCCCCGGCGTCCACTACTCCGAGGTGGCCGCCATCGCCAGAGACCTGGGGCTGGGTGTGATCGAATACCCCGAGCAGTTGTTTGTGCATGTAGAGGTATAG
- a CDS encoding sugar O-acetyltransferase produces MNLNEFLDHLNRGETVDGDSPVHEYMHKVSQEALKITCELNSAYHEPEEVRALFSRLTGKPVDASFGLFPPFYTDCGKNITVGKNVFINSGCRFQDQGGITIGDGALIGHNAVLTTLNHDFSSQRRSSMHPAPVVIGKNVWLGASVTVVPGVTIGDNAVIAAGAVVTKDVPANTIAAGVPAKVIRELDA; encoded by the coding sequence ATGAATCTCAATGAATTTTTAGACCATCTGAACCGCGGCGAAACCGTCGATGGGGATTCACCGGTCCACGAATATATGCACAAAGTAAGCCAGGAGGCCCTGAAGATAACCTGCGAGCTCAACAGCGCCTATCATGAGCCGGAGGAGGTTCGGGCTCTGTTCTCCAGACTCACCGGTAAACCGGTGGACGCTTCCTTTGGCCTGTTTCCGCCTTTTTATACCGACTGCGGAAAAAATATTACGGTAGGGAAAAACGTCTTTATCAACAGTGGCTGCCGTTTCCAGGATCAGGGCGGCATTACTATCGGCGACGGCGCGCTCATCGGCCATAACGCAGTGCTGACCACCCTCAATCACGATTTTTCCTCCCAAAGGCGGAGCTCCATGCACCCGGCTCCTGTGGTCATCGGCAAAAATGTCTGGCTGGGCGCAAGCGTCACGGTGGTGCCTGGCGTGACCATCGGGGATAACGCGGTCATCGCCGCCGGCGCGGTGGTAACAAAGGATGTTCCGGCAAATACCATCGCTGCCGGCGTTCCCGCGAAGGTCATCCGCGAGCTTGACGCATAA
- a CDS encoding LysR family transcriptional regulator, with the protein MEVRVLRYFLAVARAETISGAAESVHVTQPTLSRQMMELEEELGKKLFIRGNRRITLTDEGVFLRKRAQEIVDLVDRTESDFSAPDDIISGDVYIGGGETDAMRLIARVVRRMQKDYPNIRYHLFSGNADDVTERLDKGLLDFGILIEPADIKKYDYIRLPATDTWGLLMRKDSPLAALPSIRAEHLWGLPLLCSRQSLTENELSGWLGSNAGRLEVITTYNLIYNAALMVEEGVGYALGLDKLVNTTGNSALCFRPLEPRMEAHLDIVWKKYQVFSKAAEKFLKVLQETLTSE; encoded by the coding sequence ATGGAAGTACGGGTTTTACGTTATTTTCTGGCCGTCGCCCGGGCGGAGACCATATCCGGCGCAGCAGAGTCGGTCCACGTAACCCAGCCTACCCTTTCACGGCAGATGATGGAGCTGGAAGAGGAGCTGGGAAAAAAACTGTTTATACGCGGAAACCGGAGGATCACTTTAACGGATGAAGGAGTCTTTTTAAGAAAACGCGCCCAGGAGATTGTCGATCTTGTGGACCGTACAGAGTCGGATTTCAGCGCGCCTGACGACATTATCAGCGGGGATGTCTATATCGGGGGCGGCGAGACAGACGCCATGCGCCTGATCGCCCGTGTTGTAAGGCGGATGCAGAAGGATTATCCGAATATCCGGTACCATCTTTTCAGTGGAAACGCCGATGATGTCACCGAGCGCCTGGATAAGGGACTGTTGGATTTTGGCATACTCATCGAGCCGGCAGACATCAAAAAATACGATTATATACGCCTTCCGGCAACGGATACCTGGGGGCTGCTCATGCGAAAGGACAGCCCGCTGGCGGCACTGCCCAGTATCCGAGCTGAGCATTTGTGGGGGCTTCCCCTCCTGTGCTCAAGACAGTCCCTCACCGAGAATGAGCTGTCTGGATGGCTTGGCAGCAATGCCGGGCGTCTGGAGGTTATCACCACCTATAATCTGATTTACAACGCAGCCCTCATGGTGGAGGAGGGCGTGGGCTATGCCCTGGGGCTGGACAAGCTGGTGAATACCACAGGCAACAGCGCGCTCTGCTTCCGGCCGCTGGAGCCGCGCATGGAGGCCCATCTGGATATTGTATGGAAAAAATACCAGGTTTTTTCAAAGGCCGCCGAAAAATTTTTAAAAGTGCTCCAGGAAACCCTGACGTCAGAGTAG
- a CDS encoding flavodoxin family protein, whose protein sequence is MKKNILILSTSPRKGGNSDTLADAFTQGARDAGHDAEKISMAGKSIGFCRGCLACQKTKRCVLQDDANAIVDKMLRADVLVFATPIYFYEMSGQMKTLLDRSNPLFPADYAFRDIYLLATSADENGDSMDGAIKGLQGWIDCFERAKLTGVLRGTGLDGMGAAKNAPPILKAAYDMGRAL, encoded by the coding sequence ATGAAAAAAAATATTCTAATCCTTTCAACCAGTCCCCGCAAAGGGGGCAATTCTGACACACTGGCCGATGCGTTCACACAAGGCGCCAGAGACGCGGGCCATGACGCCGAGAAGATCAGCATGGCCGGCAAAAGCATTGGATTCTGCCGGGGCTGCCTGGCCTGCCAGAAAACCAAGCGCTGTGTCCTTCAGGACGACGCCAACGCCATTGTGGATAAAATGCTGCGCGCCGATGTGCTGGTGTTCGCAACGCCCATCTACTTTTATGAAATGTCCGGTCAGATGAAAACGCTGCTCGACCGCAGCAATCCACTGTTTCCAGCCGATTATGCCTTCAGAGACATCTATTTGCTTGCCACCTCGGCAGATGAAAACGGGGACTCAATGGACGGCGCGATCAAGGGCCTTCAGGGCTGGATCGACTGCTTTGAACGCGCAAAGCTGACTGGCGTGCTTCGGGGTACTGGCCTGGACGGTATGGGCGCGGCTAAAAACGCACCGCCTATCTTAAAGGCGGCCTATGATATGGGTAGAGCGCTCTAA
- a CDS encoding DUF1659 domain-containing protein, whose product MAVTANIKSVGLKIVSNYGEQNGKIVKKSKTYSDVKSDASNESIYNTYKWIKNMQEPIGESCTKAVIEELMDVA is encoded by the coding sequence ATGGCAGTAACAGCAAATATAAAAAGTGTTGGGTTGAAAATCGTTTCAAATTATGGTGAGCAAAATGGGAAGATCGTTAAAAAATCTAAAACCTACAGCGATGTAAAAAGCGACGCGTCCAATGAGAGTATCTACAATACCTATAAGTGGATCAAGAACATGCAGGAACCCATCGGTGAGTCCTGCACCAAGGCCGTCATCGAAGAGCTCATGGATGTCGCATAA
- a CDS encoding cyclophilin-like fold protein, whose protein sequence is MIIRLKAAFLCCSLLLAAALAGCSQGAPGSGTPEPAPPSPTAQISAQPETEAERTAGTELHVQVGGRIYTAQLEDTPAAKALVNAMPMTLNMDEMNGNEKYFFLSDTLPTNAGRPDSIAPGDLMLYGDNCLVLFYKGFQSAYSYTRLGSITDAAGLADALGSGSVEVSFSLAE, encoded by the coding sequence GTGATAATTCGCCTGAAAGCCGCTTTCCTGTGCTGCTCTCTGCTTCTGGCTGCTGCTCTCGCAGGCTGTTCCCAGGGCGCGCCGGGCTCAGGCACACCTGAACCAGCGCCGCCCAGCCCGACGGCTCAGATTTCTGCGCAGCCCGAAACCGAGGCTGAACGCACTGCCGGCACAGAGCTGCACGTCCAGGTTGGGGGCAGGATTTACACCGCACAGCTCGAGGATACCCCGGCCGCAAAAGCCCTGGTCAACGCCATGCCCATGACCTTAAACATGGATGAAATGAACGGAAACGAAAAATATTTTTTTCTTTCAGATACACTGCCAACAAACGCCGGGCGGCCAGACAGTATTGCCCCTGGTGACCTGATGCTCTATGGGGATAACTGTCTCGTCCTGTTTTACAAGGGGTTTCAGAGCGCTTACAGCTATACCCGCCTGGGGTCTATCACAGACGCTGCCGGCCTGGCCGACGCCCTTGGGAGCGGGAGCGTGGAGGTGTCCTTTAGTCTGGCTGAATAA
- a CDS encoding phage holin family protein: MKEIIRGAAAVAGGILSFLFGGLDDLLAVLTVLICLDYVSGVIKGIYRHELSSAVGFYGILKKLMIFLVVSAAFMIQRIIIAELPIRDITVLFYISNEGISLVENAAEFIPIPDKLKAVLQEFKKDEKEKE; this comes from the coding sequence ATGAAGGAAATCATCCGGGGAGCCGCCGCAGTGGCGGGCGGCATCCTCTCCTTCCTGTTTGGAGGGCTCGATGATTTGCTGGCAGTATTGACGGTTTTAATCTGCCTGGACTATGTGTCCGGCGTTATCAAGGGAATTTACAGGCATGAGCTTTCCAGTGCGGTGGGCTTTTATGGAATATTAAAAAAATTGATGATTTTTCTGGTGGTCAGCGCCGCTTTCATGATCCAGCGGATTATAATAGCCGAGCTGCCCATCCGGGACATCACGGTGCTTTTTTATATTTCCAACGAAGGCATCTCACTGGTCGAAAACGCCGCAGAATTTATTCCCATTCCCGATAAGCTAAAAGCCGTTTTACAGGAATTTAAGAAAGATGAAAAGGAAAAAGAATGA
- a CDS encoding trimethylamine methyltransferase family protein, with translation MMYSNRKFYENYVSTRDVELLHDYTMRVLKEVGVSFACEEALEVFKKHGANVDGNIVKFDETLLNKALETVPKSLTIYTPDGETKIGERFRPKTVGCYGPPTFLFEDDTYRIAQKDDMVKFLKLMDTSDVTDFVNNSAYDTPDLDKTQDDFYMPQVAMCLKYSKKPTYGNVANSMNVRGKSLKQAAKDIAVLYKEFYDIWDKPVLLTNCCALSPLGYSYEVLDNIIGLVEEGQPVVVITCSMTNLTAPASLMGSVVQNNATILAGIVLTQLINPGTPVLYGSVSTASDMRTVTCATGAPEAQLIQMSALALGRYYQVPVRTGICVTDALKPDYQAGVESFINLMPSYLGKADFILNNAGILSSFAVGSYEKYIMDEEINRVLMRLNKGIDVSDTKGEKILAEIKKAGPLGNFLSGRTPKEYRQEHHLTNLFNRKAGNPQPLYEEIGDIRDRACKIIEERVESYKLPDLTKTQQDILNRFLPEDEKF, from the coding sequence ATGATGTATTCAAACAGAAAATTCTATGAAAATTATGTATCCACACGCGACGTTGAGCTGCTGCACGACTATACCATGCGGGTTTTAAAGGAAGTTGGCGTTTCCTTTGCCTGTGAAGAGGCACTGGAAGTTTTTAAAAAACATGGTGCCAACGTTGACGGTAACATCGTCAAATTTGACGAAACTCTTCTCAACAAAGCATTGGAAACGGTTCCGAAATCCCTCACCATCTACACACCGGACGGTGAAACCAAAATCGGCGAGCGCTTCAGACCAAAGACCGTCGGCTGCTACGGTCCGCCCACCTTCTTATTTGAAGACGATACCTACAGAATCGCACAGAAAGATGATATGGTCAAATTTCTCAAGCTTATGGACACCAGCGACGTCACCGATTTTGTTAACAACTCAGCCTATGACACACCAGACCTTGACAAAACCCAAGATGACTTTTACATGCCCCAAGTCGCCATGTGTCTGAAATACTCGAAAAAACCGACCTACGGAAATGTCGCCAACAGCATGAATGTCCGGGGTAAAAGTCTGAAGCAGGCCGCCAAGGATATCGCTGTTCTCTACAAGGAATTTTACGACATCTGGGACAAACCAGTGCTGCTCACCAACTGCTGTGCTTTGTCTCCTCTCGGCTATTCCTATGAAGTGCTGGACAACATCATCGGCCTGGTCGAGGAAGGACAGCCCGTGGTTGTTATTACCTGCTCCATGACCAACCTTACCGCACCTGCATCGCTCATGGGTTCTGTGGTTCAGAACAACGCCACTATTTTAGCGGGCATCGTCCTGACCCAGCTGATCAACCCGGGAACACCAGTCCTTTACGGTTCTGTCTCTACCGCTAGTGATATGCGTACTGTCACCTGCGCCACCGGCGCGCCGGAAGCACAGCTGATTCAGATGTCCGCCCTGGCACTCGGCCGTTATTACCAGGTTCCTGTACGTACAGGGATCTGTGTTACCGATGCCCTGAAGCCCGACTACCAGGCTGGTGTGGAAAGCTTTATCAACCTGATGCCCTCCTACCTCGGCAAGGCGGACTTCATTCTCAACAATGCCGGCATCCTGAGCTCCTTTGCTGTGGGAAGCTATGAAAAATACATCATGGATGAAGAAATCAATCGCGTTCTCATGCGCCTGAACAAAGGCATTGATGTCAGCGACACCAAAGGTGAAAAAATCCTGGCCGAAATCAAAAAGGCCGGTCCTCTGGGAAACTTCCTTTCCGGACGTACCCCCAAAGAATACCGCCAGGAGCATCACCTCACCAACCTGTTCAACCGCAAAGCAGGCAACCCGCAGCCCCTCTATGAAGAAATCGGCGACATCCGGGACCGTGCCTGTAAAATCATCGAAGAGCGCGTCGAAAGCTACAAGCTGCCAGATCTCACGAAAACCCAGCAGGATATCCTAAACCGTTTCCTCCCAGAGGACGAAAAATTCTAA
- a CDS encoding sulfite exporter TauE/SafE family protein: MLFKFIICFIAGIGAGLGTGFAGMSAAAVISPMLITFLGMPAYEAVGIALASDVLASAVSAYTYGKNKNLDIKNGLVMMAAVLCFTLVGSWISSLVPNSAMGGFSVFMTLLLGIKFIVRPVMTTKESMKDKDPKKRFLQSVVCGVAIGFICGFVGAGGGMMMLLILTSVLGYELKTAVGTSVFVMTFTAFTGAVSHFAIGGAPDIWSLVFCVLSTLLWARIAAKFANRTSPLVLNRATGVVLSVLGVSIILVNFLK, from the coding sequence ATGCTCTTTAAATTTATTATCTGTTTTATTGCGGGCATCGGCGCCGGACTGGGGACAGGCTTTGCGGGCATGAGCGCAGCGGCGGTTATCAGCCCCATGCTCATCACCTTTCTGGGAATGCCAGCCTACGAGGCAGTAGGCATTGCTCTGGCCAGTGACGTGCTCGCCAGCGCGGTGAGCGCTTACACCTATGGCAAAAACAAAAATCTGGACATTAAAAATGGTCTGGTTATGATGGCGGCGGTTCTGTGCTTTACTTTGGTGGGCAGCTGGATCTCCAGTCTGGTTCCTAACAGTGCCATGGGCGGTTTCTCGGTCTTTATGACGCTGCTGCTGGGCATTAAATTTATCGTCCGGCCAGTCATGACTACCAAAGAATCCATGAAGGACAAAGACCCTAAAAAACGCTTCCTGCAATCGGTGGTCTGTGGCGTCGCCATTGGCTTTATCTGCGGCTTTGTGGGTGCTGGGGGCGGCATGATGATGCTGTTGATTCTCACCAGTGTGCTGGGCTATGAACTGAAAACAGCGGTGGGCACCAGTGTGTTTGTCATGACCTTCACTGCCTTTACGGGCGCGGTCAGCCACTTTGCCATCGGCGGAGCTCCGGATATATGGAGTCTCGTTTTCTGCGTTTTATCCACCCTGCTGTGGGCCAGAATTGCGGCGAAATTCGCCAACCGAACCAGCCCGCTTGTCCTGAACCGAGCCACCGGAGTAGTGCTCTCGGTACTGGGGGTTTCCATTATTCTGGTAAACTTCTTAAAATAA